A DNA window from Solanum lycopersicum chromosome 3, SLM_r2.1 contains the following coding sequences:
- the LOC101265801 gene encoding uncharacterized protein, translating into MPPISKNMGTSLKPFQLLEINIISAQDLEPMSKKLKTYAAAWVHPTRKLATGVDVNGGHNPTWNDKFVFRVDEEFLRHENSAVHIEIYSVHWFRDSLVGTVRILVGNLIPPIRTHLRTHHHGMRFVALQIRRPSGRPQGILNIGVSLLDSSMRSMPLYRQMSTSAVAYRDLMEDRNTPHTHNNEIKQNNDSNVDVSKPILRRIKSERSERIALDDISIGNNSSIVAIPSKTKGVDHEKESSILSISFEPPIHMMKKKGKASSVMNGAELINEKSKLENKKIKTSSVLSDSIVSKGSSIYDKPNPKPKLKLIELEMGPKYEPINEKGPCYDPPTTKEIDEQSITKSSMKIYGNEFGGPKGPLTESEIGPSASIVAAALVERGYLLDDKRSSVLDGWSIDESTEGLRSKLERWRNEIPPVQNRGTGSSSYRLTGRHPRRRSSGGSSLFSCFGNICGYECQCMCGKPKKKSVSNKKYKSPSTASRSWF; encoded by the exons ATGCCACCGATTTCCAAGAACATGGGAACGTCTTTGAAACCGTTCCAGCTCTTGGAAATAAACATCATTTCCGCGCAGGACTTGGAACCCATGTCAAAGAAATTGAAAACCTACGCGGCCGCATGGGTCCATCCTACGCGGAAACTTGCCACGGGTGTTGACGTGAACGGTGGCCATAACCCCACGTGGAATGACAAGTTTGTTTTTCGTGTGGACGAAGAATTTCTCCGTCATGAGAATTCCGCCGTCCACATCGAGATTTACTCCGTCCATTGGTTCCGTGACTCTCTCGTCGGAACGGTTCGTATCCTTGTCGGAAACCTAATCCCTCCGATTCGCACTCACCTCCGTACTCACCATCATGGAATGCGTTTTGTCGCACTTCAG ATTCGTCGTCCATCAGGGCGTCCTCAAGGTATATTGAATATTGGTGTATCTTTACTCGATAGCTCGATGAGGAGTATGCCATTATATAGACAAATGAGCACGTCAGCAGTTGCATATCGCGATTTGATGGAAGATCGAAACACACCCCATACACATAACAATGAGATCAAACAGAACAACGATAGTAATGTTGATGTTTCAAAACCTATATTACGTCGAATAAAGAGTGAACGTAGCGAACGTATCGCGTTGGATGATAtttccataggtaataatagtTCAATAGTTGCAATTCCTTCAAAAACAAAAGGTGTAGATCATGAGAAAGAGAGTTCAATACTTAGTATTTCATTTGAACCTCCAATtcatatgatgaaaaaaaagggaaaagcaAGTTCTGTTATGAATGGAGCTGAGCTAATAAATGAGaaatcaaaattagaaaataaaaagattaagaCAAGTTCTGTTTTAAGTGATTCAATTGTAAGCAAAGGGTCATCAATTTATGATAAGCCCAATCCAAAGCCCAAACTCAAACTTATTGAATTGGAAATGGGGCCCAAATATGAGCCCATAAATGAAAAAGGGCCTTGTTATGACCCACCAACAACTAAAGAAATTGATGAACAGTCTATTACAAAGTCCAGTATGAAGATTTATGGAAATGAGTTTGGAGGCCCAAAAGGCCCATTAACTGAATCAGAAATTGGGCCTTCAGCATCTATAGTGGCTGCTGCTTTAGTTGAAAGAGGATATCTATTGGATGACAAGAGGAGCTCAGTGTTGGATGGTTGGAGCATCGACGAGAGCACCGAGGGGCTCAGGTCGAAGCTCGAGAGGTGGAGGAACGAGATCCCTCCGGTACAAAACCGAGGGACAGGTTCAAGTAGCTATCGTTTGACCGGACGTCACCCTAGAAGGCGTTCGAGTGGAGGGAGTAGCTTGTTTTCTTGCTTTGGTAATATTTGTGGCTATGAATGTCAATGTATGTGTGGGAAGCCCAAAAAGAAAAGTGTTAGTAACAAAAAGTATAAAAGCCCATCAACTGCTAGCAGATCATGGTTTTGA